In the Streptomyces fradiae ATCC 10745 = DSM 40063 genome, GGGCGCTGGCGCAGCGAGGTCGCCGTCACGGCGGCCCGCTTGGCGAGCAGCGCGCCGAGGTTCAGCTCGGCCTTGACGCCGCCCTGCAGGCCGATGACGGCGAGGCGTCCGTTCACCGCGAGGGCCCGGACGTTCCGCTCCAGGTACTTGGCGCCCATGATGTCGAGGATGACGTCCGCGCCCGCCCCGTCCGTGGCCCGGCGCACCTCCTCCACGAAGTCCTGGGTGCGGTAGTCGACCAGGATGTCCGCGCCGAGTGCGGCGCAGCGCTCCAGCTTCTCCGGGCCGCCCGCGGTCACCGCGACCCGCGCGCCGACCGCCTTGCCGAGCTGGATCGCCATGGTGCCGATGCCGCTGGCGCCGCCGTGGACCAGCAGGGTCTCGCCCGGCCGCAGATGGGCCACCATGAAGACGTTGGACCAGACGGTGGCGGTGACCTCGGGCAGCGCGGCGGCGGTCACCACGTCGAGACCCTTCGGGACGGGCAGCAGCTGCCCGGCGGGGACGGCGGCCTTCTCGGCGTAGCCGCCGCCGGAGAGCAGGGCGCACACCTCGTCGCCGACGGCCCAGCCGGAGACGTCGGGGCCGAGTGCGGAGATCCGGCCGGAGCACTCGAGGCCCGGGTACGGGGAGGCGCCCGGCGGCGGGTCGTAGAAGCCGCGCCGCTGGAGCAGGTCGGCGCGGTTGACGGCGCCCGCCGCCACGTCGACGAGCACCTCCCCCTCGCCGGGTACGGGATCGGGCACCTCGGACCAGACGAGCGCCTCGGGACCACCGGGTTCGGGAATCGTGATCGCACGCATGGCGGCGAGGCTACTCCGCCGGGAAGCCCGGCGCGGTGCCGTTGCGGTGCGGCTTCAGCGCGTTCCCGGCACCGTTGGGGCCGGGCGACCGCTTGATGGTGATGACCCGGTCGGTGAGCTGGAGGGGGCTGGCCTCGGGGTCGTCGTAGCCGATCAGCCGGTGGCCGCGCAGCACGCTCACCACCAGGTCGTCGGTGTCCCGGACACTGCGGCCCGCCTCGGCCTTGGTGACCGGCCGCTCCACGAGGTCCAGGCCGGTGCCCTGGTGGATCAGGTCCTCCAGCACCGTGCCGGCGCTGGGACTGAGCACGGACAGGCCGAGGAGCCGTCCGGCGGCGCTGGCGCTGGTGATGACGGCGTCGGCGCCGGACTGGCGCAGCAGCGGTGCGTTCTCCTCCTCGCGGACCGCGGCGATGATCTTGACGCCGCGGTTGAGCTGGCGGGCGGTGAGGGTGACGAGGACGGCGGTGTCGTCGCGCTGGGTGGCGACGATGATCTGGCGGGCCCGCTGCGCCTCGGCGCGCAGCAGCACGTCGCTGCGGGTGCCGTCGCCGACGACGCCGGTCAGACCCTCCGCGTTGACCATCTCGATCACCTTGTTGCTCGGGTCGACCACCACGACCTGCTGCTTCTTCAGGCCCGTGGCCATCAGGGTCTCCAGTGCGGAGCGCCCCTTCGTGCCGAAGCCGACGACGACGGTGTGGTCGCGCAAGGCCAACCTCCAACGCTTCTGGCGCCACTCCTCGCGGGTGCGCTCGGCGAGCACCTCGAGGGTGGTGCCGACCAGGATGATCAGGAACAGCACGCGCAGCGG is a window encoding:
- a CDS encoding NAD(P)H-quinone oxidoreductase; amino-acid sequence: MRAITIPEPGGPEALVWSEVPDPVPGEGEVLVDVAAGAVNRADLLQRRGFYDPPPGASPYPGLECSGRISALGPDVSGWAVGDEVCALLSGGGYAEKAAVPAGQLLPVPKGLDVVTAAALPEVTATVWSNVFMVAHLRPGETLLVHGGASGIGTMAIQLGKAVGARVAVTAGGPEKLERCAALGADILVDYRTQDFVEEVRRATDGAGADVILDIMGAKYLERNVRALAVNGRLAVIGLQGGVKAELNLGALLAKRAAVTATSLRQRPPEEKAAIVAAVRQHVWPLIEAGTVRPVVHRTLPMERAAEAHQVLEDSTHVGKVLLTTGAAAGA
- a CDS encoding potassium channel family protein, with the protein product MKPRGRAVREQAIEDHLGTGRVSLPRPTVEHPLRQVGKRLLLALLVLLTTVVIVVIDREGYKDGVDGDVSVLDALYYATVTLSTTGYGDIVPASDSARLVNVLVVTPLRVLFLIILVGTTLEVLAERTREEWRQKRWRLALRDHTVVVGFGTKGRSALETLMATGLKKQQVVVVDPSNKVIEMVNAEGLTGVVGDGTRSDVLLRAEAQRARQIIVATQRDDTAVLVTLTARQLNRGVKIIAAVREEENAPLLRQSGADAVITSASAAGRLLGLSVLSPSAGTVLEDLIHQGTGLDLVERPVTKAEAGRSVRDTDDLVVSVLRGHRLIGYDDPEASPLQLTDRVITIKRSPGPNGAGNALKPHRNGTAPGFPAE